In a genomic window of Mycosarcoma maydis chromosome 5, whole genome shotgun sequence:
- a CDS encoding uncharacterized protein (related to beta-galactosidase): MLAGSWTTLVASVALLPSLSAAFPSSHELELESWSLFSRDYIQPDVDSSKAYPFSPSLKPDASRWPKGLHFAVDYYPAQWPDLLWADDAARMANATLSYARISEFDWAILEPTDGNYDWSLLDRSIQVLHQQGVKVILGTPTATPPVWAVKNYDILGADAQGRQRRFGSRRHYSFSSTDYRMLSKRFVAAMAKRYGSHEAVVGWQIDNELGCHGTVRTYDNNARKRWQQWLSNKYNNNITLYNMMQGRVFWSSTYQSFDQIELPMLEVTESSPAGRLDFYHFSSDMAIEYAKEQVDMIRKYSDKAITTNFMGAFLDFDHFKLARETGIDLVTWDSYPLGNTEQFSWISDADKIKYGRTGTPDFQAFHHDLYRGVAGAAYNKTAGPFGIMEQQPGPVNWAGYNPSPKLGMVRLWQHETFAHGGSMSNIFRWRQVPFAQEQMHAAMLRRDNVADHAYVEQQQVVHDDLPKMSRLFVSQKGKRNVADNAPVQTKTEGQAQVALVFDYAAQWLMEAEPQSGTWNVDIEGFQDASMQYFPLVMSWYTALRRLGLNIDVVGTTTPLDGYKMVVVPSMPIIGNEFVQTWTGYKGLSVFGPRSASKVAALSIPDGLPPSSGAVRDVLPMKVVRVETIKEGFGDMISYNGNQYNVSGWVEWIECDRDGKNASVQIEQSATYYGYRDGSPATCANKHGDKETHYVSAYTPVDFLVSYLGDLAAKANVQTVLGESPQANKTDLGHDLRFRRNANALWAFNYGPHKIKLPPLTQEANVLVGTKDGYIGPTSLTVWSLE, translated from the exons ATGTTGGCCGGTAGCTGGACAACGCTCGTCGCCTCTGTAGCACTGCTTCCAAGCTTATCAGCCGCTTTTCCGAGCTCGcacgagcttgagctcgaatCTTGGAGCCTCTTCTCTCGCGACTACATTCAACCCGACGTCGACAGCTCGAAAGCCTATCCTTTCTCGCCCAGCCTGAAGCCAGACGCCTCGCGATGGCCCAAGGGACTACACTTTGCTGTCGACTACTACCCTGCACAATGGCCTGACTTGCTCTGggctgacgatgcagcTAGGATGGCCAATGCCACACTCTCGTATGCGCGCATCAGCGAGTTTGACTGGGCTATCCTTGAGCCTACCGATGGCAACTACGATTGGTCGCTACTGGATCGATCGATTCAAGTGTTGCACCAGCAAGGTGTCAAGGTGATTCTAGGCACGCCAACCGCGACACCGCCTGTGTGGGCAGTGAAAAACTACGATATTCTCGGCGCCGATGCTCAAGGTCGACAGAGGAGGTTTGGCTCGCGCAGGCACTATTCCTTCTCTTCGACCGATTACCGGATGCTCTCGAAGCGCTTTGTCGCAGCGATGGCCAAGCGGTACGGTAGTCACGAGGCGGTAGTTGGCTGGCAGATCGATAACGAGCTCGGCTGTCACGGTACCGTCCGCACTTACGACAACAACGCTCGCAAGCGCTGGCAGCAATGGCTGAGCAACAAGTacaacaacaacatcaCCCTGTACAACATGATGCAAGGTCGCGTCTTCTGGTCCTCCACCTATCAGTCTTTCGATCAGATCGAGCTTCCCATGCTCGAAGTGACCGAGAGTAGTCCTGCTGGCCGCCTCGACTTCTACCACTTCTCATCTGATATGGCTATCGAGTATGCCAAGGAGCAGGTGGACATGATCCGCAAGTACTCGGACAAGGCAATCACCACCAACTTTATGGGTGCATtcctcgactttgaccaCTTCAAACTGGCTCGCGAGACAGGAATTGATCTAGTTACATGGGATTCGTACCCGTTGGGCAACACGGAGCAGTTCTCATGGATCTCGGACgccgacaagatcaagtaCGGCAGAACAGGGACACCTGACTTCCAAGCTTTTCATCACGACCTATATCGTGGCGTAGCTGGAGCTGCGTACAACAAGACGGCGGGTCCGTTCGGAATCATGGAACAGCAACCAG GACCAGTCAACTGGGCCGGATACAATCCGTCTCCGAAGCTCGGAATGGTACGGCTTTGGCAGCACGAGACTTTTGCTCACGGAGGAAGCATGTCCAACATTTTCCGATGGCGTCAGGTTCCGTTTGCTCAAGAGCAGATGCACGCTGCCATGCTTCGACGCGACAATGTTGCTGACCATGCCtacgtcgagcagcaacaagtGGTTCACGACGATTTGCCCAAGATGTCGAGGCTGTTTGTGTCGCAAAAGGGCAAGCGTAATGTAGCCGACAACGCGCCAGTTCAGACCAAGACCGAGGGACAGGCCCAAGTGGCTCTCGTGTTCGATTACGCTGCACAATGGCTGATGGAGGCCGAACCGCAATCGGGCACGTGGAACGTCGATATAGAAGGCTTTCAAGACGCGTCTATGCAGTACTTTCCTCTCGTGATGAGCTGGTACACTGCGCTGCGTAGGCTGGGCCTCAACATTGACGTTGTCGGCACCACCACGCCTCTTGACGGCTACAAGATGGTGGTTGTGCCCAGCATGCCCATCATCGGCAATGAGTTCGTACAAACTTGGACCGGCTACAAGGGTCTGTCGGTGTTTGGACCTCGTTCCGCTAGCAAGGTGGCTGCACTGTCGATCCCCGACGGCCTGCCACCGAGCAGTGGCGCTGTGCGCGATGTGCTGCCTATGAAAGTGGTTCGCGTCGAAACGATCAAGGAGGGCTTCGGAGATATGATCTCGTACAATGGAAACCAGTACAACGTCTCTGGCTGGGTCGAATGGATCGAGTGCGACCGAGATGGCAAGAATGCGTCGGTGCAAATCGAGCAATCTGCCACCTACTATGGCTATCGCGACGGCTCTCCCGCCACGTgcgccaacaagcacgGCGACAAGGAAACTCACTACGTTTCTGCCTATACACCGGTCGATTTCCTGGTATCGTACCTCGGCGATTTGGCAGCCAAGGCCAACGTGCAAACTGTCCTTGGCGAATCACCCCAGGCCAACAAAACCGATCTCGGGCACGATCTGCGCTTCAGAAGAAACGCCAATGCGCTATGGGCCTTCAACTACGGTCCACACAAAATCAAACTTCCGCCACTCACTCAGGAAGCAAACGTGTTGGTCGGCACAAAAGATGGTTACATTGGCCCTACCAGCCTTACTGTCTGGAGTCTCGAGTAA